Proteins from a genomic interval of Vanacampus margaritifer isolate UIUO_Vmar chromosome 4, RoL_Vmar_1.0, whole genome shotgun sequence:
- the cebpg gene encoding CCAAT/enhancer-binding protein gamma — translation MSRPSQPKVTSSDHNGVSVIQSQSAAVAASRTSAAPALPQQLPQLVSAQPSSPGGKAAAPGKMKKAQAEKDSDEYRQRRERNNLAVKKSRQRSKQKAMDTQQRVNQLKEENERLEAKIKLLSKELSVLKDLFLEHAHNLADNVQPPSGNLNASPAPNNQ, via the coding sequence ATGAGCCGGCCGTCGCAGCCTAAAGTCACATCGTCGGACCACAACGGCGTGAGCGTCATCCAGAGTCAGAGCGCCGCCGTTGCCGCTTCCCGCACCTCGGCCGCCCCCGCCCTGCCGCAGCAGCTCCCTCAGCTGGTGTCCGCCCAGCCCTCGTCCCCCGGCGGCAAGGCCGCCGCCCCCGGCAAGATGAAGAAGGCGCAGGCGGAAAAGGACAGCGACGAGTACCGTCAGCGGCGCGAGCGAAACAACCTGGCGGTGAAGAAAAGCCGGCAGCGCAGCAAGCAGAAGGCCATGGACACGCAGCAGCGCGTCAACCAGCTCAAGGAGGAGAACGAGCGTCTGGAGGCCAAAATCAAACTTCTCAGTAAAGAACTGAGCGTGCTCAAGGACCTCTTCCTGGAACACGCCCACAACCTGGCCGACAACGTGCAACCGCCCTCCGGCAACCTCAACGCCAGCCCCGCCCCCAACAACCAGTGA
- the cebpa gene encoding CCAAT/enhancer-binding protein alpha codes for MELHNLLYEPAAPGGPPCALADLDGGDMGDAETSVDLSAYIDPSAFNDDFLAELFHHPSRLRAAAAYEHAHGPPAHVYAKMDAAVLDSKLLKVDAEDAYEHARLRPPPAIKQEPRDNDLLRTPAAYQHHAHHAHHAHHAHHYPPPPPPPPHLQYQVAHCAQTSVHLQPEQPTPPPTPVPSPHHHALHLPPDLHQHHHLLHHHRPAAAAASKSKKHVDKNSPEYRLRRERNNVAVRKSRDKAKMRNMETQQKVLELSSDNERLRRRVDHLSRELDTLRGVFRQQQQQHDAAADARYGAHAPS; via the exons ATGGAGCTTCACAACCTGTTGTACGAACCGGCGGCCCCCGGGGGCCCCCCGTGCGCGCTGGCTGACCTCGACGGGGGGGACATGGGCGACGCGGAGACGTCCGTGGATCTGAGCGCCTACATCGACCCGTCCGCCTTCAACGACGACTTCCTGGCCGAACTCTTCCACCACCCGTCCCGGCTGCGCGCGGCCGCGGCCTACGAGCACGCGCACGGACCCCCTGCGCACGTGTACGCCAAGATGGACGCCGCCGTCCTGGACTCCAAGCTGCTCAAG GTGGACGCGGAGGACGCGTACGAGCACGCGCGTCTGCGCCCGCCGCCGGCCATCAAGCAGGAGCCGCGCGACAACGACCTCCTGCGCACCCCCGCCGCCTACCAGCACCACGCGCACCACGCGCACCACGCGCACCACGCGCACCACTACCCcccgccgcccccgcccccgccgcaCCTGCAGTACCAGGTGGCCCACTGCGCGCAGACCTCGGTGCACCTCCAGCCAGAACAGCCCACGCCGCCGCCCACCCCCGTGCCCAGCCCGCACCACCACGCCCTCCACCTGCCCCCCGACCTTCATCAGCATCAccatcttcttcatcatcacaggccggcagcggcggcggcgagcaAGAGCAAAAAGCACGTGGACAAGAACAGCCCCGAGTATCGGCTGAGGCGCGAGCGCAACAACGTGGCCGTGCGCAAAAGTCGCGACAAAGCCAAAATGCGCAACATGGAGACGCAGCAGAAAGTTCTGGAGCTCAGCTCCGACAACGAGAGACTAAGGCGCCGCGTGGACCACCTCAGCCGGGAACTGGACACCTTGCGGGGG